One Coprobacter fastidiosus genomic window, TCTGCATTTCTTGTGATTGTAGCATGCTTTATTATTGCTTTGTGTATTTTCCATTTCATCTTGGGAAATCCTGCAAACTTTATGGATAATGATCCTACAGGACACCCTCTGCCTGGAAATATGTTGGGTACTATCTATAAAGGAGGTGTAATCGTACCTGTCCTTCAAACTTTGTTACTTACCGTATTGGTATTAAGTGTTGAACGTGCATTTGCTCTTATGAAAGCTAAAGGTAAAGGAAGCACGACTAAATTTGTTGAAAACATTAAAGCTGCTTTGGCAGACGGTGATATTCAAAAAGCTCAAGCTATTTGCGACAAACAGCAAGGTTCTGTAGCAAGTGTTGTTACTTCAGTATTGAAAAAATATGCTGAAATGGAAGCTAATGATACTTTGACTAAAGAACAAAAACTTACTTATATCCAAAAAGAAGTTGAAGAAGCTACCGCCCTTGAATTACCGACATTGGAACAAAATCTTTCGGTTGTGGCTACAATGACAACATTGGGTACGTTGACCGGACTTCTCGGAACTGTGTTAGGTATGATCAAGGCGTTCGCCGCTTTGGCAAATGCTGGTGCTCCCGACTCAATCGCTCTGTCAACCGGTATTTCTGAAGCACTTGTAAATACTGCTTTCGGTATCGGTACTGGTGCGTTAGCCGTTATTTCATATAACTTCTTTACCAGCAAAATCGATAAAATTACCTATGCTATTGATGAAGTAGGTTTCTCTATCGTACAAACTTATGCAGCAACTCACAAATAATTAAAGACCTGTTGAGATTATGCCAAAAATAAAAGTAAAAAGGAAAAGCACGTTCATCGACATGACGGCGATGAGTGACGTGACTGTACTTTTGCTTACGTTTTTTATGTTGACTTCTACTTTCGTACAGAAAGAACCTGTGCAAGTAGCGACTCCGGCATCTGTTTCGGAAATTAAGATCCCCGAAACAAATATATTGCAGATTCTGGTAGATCCGAAAGGTAAAATCTTTATGAGTCTGGATAATCAGGATAATCGGGTCGATGTATTGCAAAATGTAGGCAGAGAATACGGTATTGAGTTTACTCCTGAAGAGATCAATAAATTTAAACTGATGAATTCTTTCGGAGTTCCTCTTGCCCAGATGAAGTCTTTTTTAGCTCTTCCGACGGACAGGCAGGACGCTATCTTGAAAGATTACGGGATTCCTATCGATACGACGGCCAATCCTTCTAACGAGTTTAAAGCTTGGGTTAAAACGGCAAGGAATGTAAACGGAGATTTGAGAATTGCAATTAAGGCGGACAGAACGACTCCTTATTCCAGAATAAAAGAGATTATGTCATCTTTACAGGATATTAGGGAGAATCGTTATAATCTGATTACTACGCTTAAGAGTATTCCCGCAGATAATTAATAACAGTCATAAAGGAAAAATATTATGGCAGAAGTACAACAAAAAGATAACGGGGGAGGCAAAGGTAAGCAGAAGAAGATGACGATTCGCGTGGACTTCACTCCTATGGTGGACATGAATATGCTTTTGATCACATTTTTCATGCTTTGTACATCATTGAGTAAGCCGCAGACGATGGAAATCAGTATGCCTTCCAATGATAAGTCTATTACAGAAGAAGACCAGACGAAAGTTAAAGCATCTCGTGCTATTACGTTGATTTTGGGAGGAGATGACCGAGTATTTTATTATACCGGTGAGCCTAATTATGAGGATTACACCTCATTGAAAGAAACTACGTATGAAGCCGATGGTCTGAGAGCTATGTTGATGGGACGTAATGCAGATATCGTTGCCAAAATAAAAGCTTTGAAAGCTGAAAAGTTGGAAAAGAAATTTTCAGATGAAGAGTATAATGAAAGGGCGATGAAGATCAAGGATGTAAATACTGCTCCCGTAGTAATGATAAAGGCAACAGATGATGCGACTTATGAGAATCTTGTAGATGCTCTTGATGAGATGCAGATTTGCAGCATCAGTAAGTATGCGATTGTTGATATAACCGAAGGTGATGAGTTTTTGTTGGATAACCTTGAACAGAAAGGAAAACTGACGGAAAATATCGATCGGGATCAAATTAAGAAAACTAATTAGTACTCATTTAAAAAAGAAGAAAAATGGCAAAAATAGATTTAACTTCGAAAGAATGGTGCGATTTGGTTTTTGAAGGACGTAATAAGAGCTATGGAGCATACGATTTGCGTATGACTTCTTCGAAACGACATAATGTTGCAATGCTTATTATATTGATTGTAGCAGTTGTAGGTTTCTCGCTCCCTTCTTTGATTCGTATTATGACTCCTGAAAAAGTAGAAGATTTTACAGTTACAGAAGTAACACAGTTGTCAGATCTTCCTAAGGCAGAAGTCAAGAAAAACGAAGAATTGAAGCCGATGGCTCCGACGACTCCTCCTCCTCCTTTGAAGAGCTCTATCAAATTTACGGCTCCGGTCATAAAAGATGATAGTGAGGTTTCCGATGAAGAAGATATCAAATCGCAGGATGAATTGGCTGCTAACAGTAAGATCGCTATTTCTATCGCCGATGTAAAAGGTAATGATGAGATCAACGGACAGGATATTGCGGATTTCAAGGAATTCGTTCAGCCTGAAGCTCCGGTAGAAGAAGAAAAACCGTATCAGGCTGTAGAACAGATGCCTCAGTTCCCTGGTGGTGAAGCAGCATTGCTGAAGTTTATCAATGAAAAGATCAAATATCCTATTCCTGCACAGGAAGCGGGTATTCAGGGACGTGTGGTAGTACGTTTCGTAGTTTCTAAAACCGGTGAAATCAAGGATGTAACGGTTTTGAGAAGCGTCGAATCCTCTTTGGATAAAGAAGCAGTACGAGTTATCCAAATGATGCCTAAATGGATTCCGGGGAAACAGAACGGTAATAATGTTGCTGTTTATTTTACAGTTCCTGTAGTGTTTAAACTTATGCAGTAAGATTGTTGTTATTATATTAACAATATCACCTAAAATACTCCGCACCTCTATGTCTCCAGATGTAGGGCTGCGGGTATTTTAGATTAAATACCTATAGTTATGGAAACAGAAAATGATCTTCAAAAGCCGCAGAAACCCACAAAAAAAATTAATATGGGTTATATTTTCGGGATATTTATGATCTTGATTTACTTTGGGATGGCTTATCTTTTAATCTTCACACCTCTTTTTGAAAACACTTTTTCAGAAATATTTCGGTATAGTATAGGAATTGTTTTCGCAATATATGGTATCTTTAGGGCCTATAGACAAATTAGAAACCAGAGGTATAGTTAGGAGATTTTATAATGAAAATAAAAAGATCGTTTTGTTTTTCAGTTTGTGCGGTATTTATCCTTGCTGGGATTTTTGCAGCATGTAACTCCTCTAAGAAAAAAGGGATTACCGAAACCCCTACGTCAGGACTTATTAAAATAAGTGCGGACCAAACCTTTGAGCCGATTATGGAGCAGGAGATAGATGTTTTTGAAGGACTATATCCTAAAGCTAATATAATACCGGTTTATGCCGACGAGGTGGATGTTATAACCTCTCTCTTGCAAGATAGTGTGAGATTGGCAGTTACGACTCGGAGGCTTTCTCCGAAAGAAGTAGAGACTTTGAATGCTCGGAAACTTTATCCGAAAGAAGTAAAAATCGCTACGGACGGAGTTGCCCTTATCGTAAATAAAGCAAATCCTGATACATTGATTACTATGGATCAGCTTCGGCGGATTCTTACGGGAGAAGTTACGGAATGGAATCAGGTTTATCCTGAATCTAAATTAGGTAAATTGCAACTTGTATTCGATAATCCGAATTCGAGTACGGTGCGTTTTGCAATAGATTCTATTTGTGCGGGAAAACCTTTGTCGAAGAATCTGAATGCTCAGGATAATAATGAAAATGTAATCGATTATGTTTCGGAAGTGCCTAATGCTATTGGTGTAATCGGAGCTAGTTGGATCGGAAATAAAAATGATTCGACGCGTCTCTCTTTCTCAGATAAAATTACGGTGATGGGTATTAGTCGGGATGATGTGGCTTATCCATCGAACAGTTATCAGCCTTATCAGGCTTATTTGGCAATGGGATTATATCCATTGACCAGAGATGTTTATATAATAACTACCGATCCCAAAAGCGGTTTGCCAAGTGGGTTTACTACATTTGTCGGATCGGATAAAGGTCAGCGGATTATTTTGAAGACCGGGATTGTTCCGGCGACACAAGCAATCCGTATCGTAAACGTGAGAGAAAATTTATAATAATAATATATAATAGAAAACTATAGAAATTATGCGAACTAAGTCAATGTTACTTGCTTCTTTCCTTTTTGTTGGAGGGGTGGTGAGTTCTGCTTTTGCAGAATCGTATACGGATGGTATCGAATATTTTAAATCAGGACAACCTGACAGGGCGAAGATAATTTTGGATAAAACTTTGAATGACCCGTCTACTAAAAAGGCCGAAGCATATTTTTATTTAGGAGAAATTTATTCGGGAATGAATAAATTGGATTCTGCCGGAATGTATTATGACATGGGCTTGCAGGCAGATCCTCTTTATCCTTATAATTCGATCGGTAAGGGCAAATTGATGTTGAAAAATAATAAAAAAGAGGCTGAAGCTCTTTTCAAAGCTGTAATCAAATCGGATAAAAAAAATCCGGAGATTTATCTGGCCATTTCAAAAGCAGATCATGAGAATGTAATGCCTGAATATCAGAAATATTTGGATAAAGCCTTGGATGCAGATAAAGAGTATGCACCTATTTATGTATTCGAAGGTGATATTTTGGTTAAAGATAAGAAATATGGCGAAGCGTGCGGTTTTTATGAAATGGCACAAAACTTCGATGAAAACTGTCTGGAAGCTTATGTGAAATATTCGAATATTTATTTCCCTATTAATGCGAGTCTTGCTATCGCCAAGTTGGAAGATCTGTTGAAATTGAAACCTAATTCTGCTATTGCACAACGCGAATTGGCCGAAGCATATTTTAAGGATAGCAAATATAATCAAGCAGTAGAAGCTTATGCACGTTATATGGCTAATCCCAATCATTTCGAAAGCGATCAGTCTCGTTATGCAGCACTGCTTTTCTTTGATAAGAAGTATCAAGAATCTCTGGATCTTGTAGATAAAATGATTGTAAAAAATCCAAATGATTTTATTTTGAAACGTTTGGCGATGTATGACAATTATGAGCTGAAAAATTATGATAAAGCTCTCACTGCAGCAGAGACATTTATGAATACTCCGGGAAATCCCCAATTCAATACGCAAGATTATATTATTTATGCAAATATATTGATTGAAAACAAATTGGCGGATAAAGCTATTCCGGTATTGGAAAAAGCGATTTCTCTCGATCAGGAAAAAATCGAACTTTATAAAGAACTGAGCGAGGCATATCGTGCTGCCGGAGATATGTTGAAAAGTGCTGATGCATATAATGAATATATGAAACGGAATCAGGATGTCAGCCTGACAGATTACTTCTTCTTGGGTACGATTTATTATCGTGCCGCTTCTGCCGAAGCACCGGCTGCCGAAGCGACTCCAGAGGAAAAGGCTGCAAAACTTGCTATTCAAAAGCCGATATATCAAAAAGCCGACAGTTTATTTGCTATTGTAGCAGAGAGAGCACCGGAAGATTATCGTGGACATTTATGGAGAGCCCGTGCGAATTCCGGTCTTGATCCTGAAACGACAGAAGGATTGGCAAAGCCATATTACGAAGCTCTATTGACTGTTCTTGAAAAGGCTCAGAATCCGAATAAGGCGGCGTTACTAGAGGCTTATAAATATATCGGTTTCTATAATTATCAAAAAGAGTATGCTGCAGGAAAGAATGTTTATCCTGAGACCCGCAAATGGTGGAGTAAGATGTTGACTATCGATCCTAATAATGAGATCAAAGCTCTTTTGGATCAACTGCCTCAATAAAAATCATTTTCTTTCGGAATCGTTCCGATAATTAAATATTAAGAACTCCCGGTAGATATTGTCTGTCGGGAGTTTTTAAATATTTATACTTGTTATGGGTAAGATGATTTCTCCGAAACCGATCATTGCATTAAATAGAGAAATATGTTTGTATTTGCTAATATCATCGGTAGAAATACGAGCTTCATGTATTGTGCTTTGTTTTAGCAGGCATTCCCTTTGTATCCCTTTCAGTAGAGGGCTTTCCGGAGTTTCCCATCTGTTCCCATCCGAAAAAGCCACGTTGCAGATAGAGGTGTCGGTAATCAGATCGTTTTTGACGATTAGAATATCATCATATTTTTGTCTGGATGCAAATAATCGGTTTATTGTTTCCCTATTCGTTGTTTTCCATGAATATTCGATAGTATTATCTTTTACCAGTCTCAAAGACGATACAGGACGTACTTGATAAGGGATATATTCTATGGATACTATTTCTTTGTTATAGATAATGCGGCATTTAGTTAATTCTTTATAAGGGGAAGGGTCGATTATATTATCGATATTTATTTCATCTATCTTTCCGAAAAAGTGTAGTCGAGTAGAATTTAATCTTTGATTGTGTAGATCGATATTGAACGCTTTACCGTCAATAATTCGTATGGTTTCAATGAATAGGGACATATACTTTTTGTTTCATTTCATTATATTCTTTAATCACATCGCTTTGTGCGGTTATGCCTCCTCCGCTTTTAAAAATCTTTTTATTTCCTTGTTGTTCTATAAATCTTATCATAACGGCGCTTTCTAATGTCGATTTATTGCAATATCCCATGATCCCGGTGTAAAATCCTCGATTATAAGTTTCGGCAGACCGTATAATTTTCATGGTAGCCTTTTTAGGTGCACCTGTAATTGAGCCGGCAGGGAGAAGATTGTAGAGAATATCTCCGACTTTTTCAGGGAAGACGAGCTTAAGCTTTCCTCGTATTTCGGAACTGACTTGTAGAAGTTCTCCTTTATTGGTTATAATTTTGTCTATATACCGATATCGGGGTACGTGTACATTATTGGCTATTTTGCTCAAATCATTTCGTATGAGATCTACGATCGTTGCATGTTCTGCACTTTCTTTAGGATCATTTAA contains:
- a CDS encoding MotA/TolQ/ExbB proton channel family protein — its product is METKKTETKAKAKKKTFRGIESAFLVIVACFIIALCIFHFILGNPANFMDNDPTGHPLPGNMLGTIYKGGVIVPVLQTLLLTVLVLSVERAFALMKAKGKGSTTKFVENIKAALADGDIQKAQAICDKQQGSVASVVTSVLKKYAEMEANDTLTKEQKLTYIQKEVEEATALELPTLEQNLSVVATMTTLGTLTGLLGTVLGMIKAFAALANAGAPDSIALSTGISEALVNTAFGIGTGALAVISYNFFTSKIDKITYAIDEVGFSIVQTYAATHK
- a CDS encoding ExbD/TolR family protein, with the translated sequence MPKIKVKRKSTFIDMTAMSDVTVLLLTFFMLTSTFVQKEPVQVATPASVSEIKIPETNILQILVDPKGKIFMSLDNQDNRVDVLQNVGREYGIEFTPEEINKFKLMNSFGVPLAQMKSFLALPTDRQDAILKDYGIPIDTTANPSNEFKAWVKTARNVNGDLRIAIKADRTTPYSRIKEIMSSLQDIRENRYNLITTLKSIPADN
- a CDS encoding ExbD/TolR family protein, with the protein product MAEVQQKDNGGGKGKQKKMTIRVDFTPMVDMNMLLITFFMLCTSLSKPQTMEISMPSNDKSITEEDQTKVKASRAITLILGGDDRVFYYTGEPNYEDYTSLKETTYEADGLRAMLMGRNADIVAKIKALKAEKLEKKFSDEEYNERAMKIKDVNTAPVVMIKATDDATYENLVDALDEMQICSISKYAIVDITEGDEFLLDNLEQKGKLTENIDRDQIKKTN
- a CDS encoding energy transducer TonB is translated as MAKIDLTSKEWCDLVFEGRNKSYGAYDLRMTSSKRHNVAMLIILIVAVVGFSLPSLIRIMTPEKVEDFTVTEVTQLSDLPKAEVKKNEELKPMAPTTPPPPLKSSIKFTAPVIKDDSEVSDEEDIKSQDELAANSKIAISIADVKGNDEINGQDIADFKEFVQPEAPVEEEKPYQAVEQMPQFPGGEAALLKFINEKIKYPIPAQEAGIQGRVVVRFVVSKTGEIKDVTVLRSVESSLDKEAVRVIQMMPKWIPGKQNGNNVAVYFTVPVVFKLMQ
- a CDS encoding PstS family phosphate ABC transporter substrate-binding protein, which encodes MKIKRSFCFSVCAVFILAGIFAACNSSKKKGITETPTSGLIKISADQTFEPIMEQEIDVFEGLYPKANIIPVYADEVDVITSLLQDSVRLAVTTRRLSPKEVETLNARKLYPKEVKIATDGVALIVNKANPDTLITMDQLRRILTGEVTEWNQVYPESKLGKLQLVFDNPNSSTVRFAIDSICAGKPLSKNLNAQDNNENVIDYVSEVPNAIGVIGASWIGNKNDSTRLSFSDKITVMGISRDDVAYPSNSYQPYQAYLAMGLYPLTRDVYIITTDPKSGLPSGFTTFVGSDKGQRIILKTGIVPATQAIRIVNVRENL
- a CDS encoding tetratricopeptide repeat protein, producing MRTKSMLLASFLFVGGVVSSAFAESYTDGIEYFKSGQPDRAKIILDKTLNDPSTKKAEAYFYLGEIYSGMNKLDSAGMYYDMGLQADPLYPYNSIGKGKLMLKNNKKEAEALFKAVIKSDKKNPEIYLAISKADHENVMPEYQKYLDKALDADKEYAPIYVFEGDILVKDKKYGEACGFYEMAQNFDENCLEAYVKYSNIYFPINASLAIAKLEDLLKLKPNSAIAQRELAEAYFKDSKYNQAVEAYARYMANPNHFESDQSRYAALLFFDKKYQESLDLVDKMIVKNPNDFILKRLAMYDNYELKNYDKALTAAETFMNTPGNPQFNTQDYIIYANILIENKLADKAIPVLEKAISLDQEKIELYKELSEAYRAAGDMLKSADAYNEYMKRNQDVSLTDYFFLGTIYYRAASAEAPAAEATPEEKAAKLAIQKPIYQKADSLFAIVAERAPEDYRGHLWRARANSGLDPETTEGLAKPYYEALLTVLEKAQNPNKAALLEAYKYIGFYNYQKEYAAGKNVYPETRKWWSKMLTIDPNNEIKALLDQLPQ
- a CDS encoding aminotransferase class IV, translated to MSLFIETIRIIDGKAFNIDLHNQRLNSTRLHFFGKIDEINIDNIIDPSPYKELTKCRIIYNKEIVSIEYIPYQVRPVSSLRLVKDNTIEYSWKTTNRETINRLFASRQKYDDILIVKNDLITDTSICNVAFSDGNRWETPESPLLKGIQRECLLKQSTIHEARISTDDISKYKHISLFNAMIGFGEIILPITSINI